A region of the Arachis hypogaea cultivar Tifrunner chromosome 15, arahy.Tifrunner.gnm2.J5K5, whole genome shotgun sequence genome:
ATCTTCAGCTTAGGTTTTAAAAATAACGAAGTGTATTTTTTTTCTGCATATACATGATGAATgacttttaaaaagataaatttgtgcACCAATAACACCTATCGAATTCCCATCATATAAGtagattatatattataaataaaaaatttaattttaataaactaataatgtaaaatatttatcataacttttcaattacaattatttatttggaTGATAATTCACATGATAAATATAAAAGTAGATATTTTAGTGGATATTACAATACATTATTGAATAtaatgttaaatatttttatattaacaaagttaaattaaaaaaatttgcttTTTTTCCCGAGAAAATGCTTCATTAATTATTCCCAAAACTTAAGGTAAGTTTACTACTAATATTATTTCAAGTGTTTTGCCAAATCACTACCTCATTGTAAAAAAAGTGAGGAAAGTAACGTGTTTACTATTCACCATATGCATGAGCGCCTTGTTCGAGATAACTCCCAACACACGCCGCACTCCATCAACCTCACTCTTAGAAATTTGGTCGAAATACCCCTCAAACATGCAACAACAGATACACTAAGCCCTTGCAATGTTCTCCATCAAGGTCATTAGAGTAATTCCCACATTTTAAACTAAGACTCACAAATTGGTCAATCTAAAGTTTCGCCAAACCAAAGCACTATATTAACAGTCATAACAACTCATAATTTCTCTCTAACTCTCATTCTCTCACTTTCAATCATGGCTATTACACCAATGAATTCAAACCGCATCTACaagattattattgttatttccttTCTTGCACTCACAACTTGCCCGGTTGCCTCGGCCGAGGAATGCACTTCGAACCATGAAGGAGAATGTCACAACCGGAGCAAGGCGCTCAAGTATAAGATAATAGCAATGTTTGCAATTCTGGTGACGAGCATGATCGGCGTAACGCTGCCGACGCTCTCACGCATTGTGCCGGCAATTCACCCAGACCGTGACCTCTTTGCGTTAGTGAAGGCCTTTGCCTCCGGTGTCATCCTTGCCACAGGTTACATGCACGTATTGCCAGACTCATTCAATGATCTCATGTCGGACTGCTTGCCGAAAAATCCATGGCACAAGTTCCCATTCACTACATTCATCGCCATGTTTTCCGCTATTTTCACGCTCATGGTGGACTCTTTCTCCATCAGTTTCTTTAAGAAGAGAATCCCTGTTTCTTCTTCTCCTACTACTACTAGTGATTTTTCGGAGAAGAACATTGAAGTTGATGGTGGTTGCCGCGAAGTGAATAAAGAATTGGAATTGCTTAGTCACAGTCACACTCACGGTCATGAGATTGAACATGGGAATGGAAACATGAAAGTTGTGAGTGCGGAACAGTTGCTACGCTATCGTGTTATCTCTCAGGTTAGTTGCCTTAGCTGGTAAACTACCAAAATAGTAGTAAAAAGCTTATACCATTAACAAAAAAAGAACCCCaataaatatgaatgataaataagttttcgaaaaaattataaacgtgataacaataataaaacaatATCATATTTTGTTATaagtgacaaataatatggtttgttattttattctgtttttgttaTATGCATATAGCACTACTAATCttcattttattattgttgttgatggtGAATTTTGAGCTTGTgggttatgtttattatttattgtttggTGTATGAATTGTGAGATATAGTTGTGTGTATATAAAACATATGCAGGTGTTGGAGCTAGGGATTGTGGTGCATTCAGTGGTGATTGGTTTGTCATTGGGAGCTTCAGATAATCAATGCACAATTAGGCCTCTAATTGCAGCACTTTGCTTCCATCAAATCTTTGAGGGAATGGGCTTAGGAGGTTGCATACTTCAGGTTTAATTTGTTGATCACCGATatatatctttattatattttcttatgttaaaaaaaaaataactacacCAAAAAATAATActagttaattttattaaaatcaaattttcttaACTACTAATAATGAACTAATGAAACAGTGGATCAATAAATATTAGAAAAGTTAGTTTCTAGTCTTTttcctaacaacaacaacaagaataataataataataataataataataataataataataataataataataataataataataataataataataataataataataataattactcatgtttttctaaaataattttctatttttaaatatataaataaactaagaaaataattaaagaatTTTAAAGTTACAAAAAATTGAacctatttaaaaaaattatattaatatttttttacgtattccatttcttttcttaataacttAGTTCAATCAAGTCATTGTGTAAATCTATAattaaaaacatatattaaatattCTCACCAATTTTCGTTTAGTttgtaaaaataatatctttttttggTGTCTCTATTTTCATTTATAGTATTTTCGAGTTTTACAATTTTAAATGTGAAAAATTGAGAATAATCGAAACAAAATTTCTTTATtgttacatattttattttttacagttCTCTAAAGTAAATATAAAACACTAAAAATGATTTAATTAGTATGTTAAAAGTGATAAAATAGATTGATTCTTATATTTGAATGGTTTAATCCTAGTAATTTAACAGTTGGATAATACTGGTCGGTTTTTATGGTATTCAAAGAATAAAGAATAATAAAGGAAAAAATATCTAGAAGTGTAATATTTATTgagataataataattatgataaGAGTGAATTACCATTTTGggttctaaaaatctttattttttaacaaaatgacttttaaaagaataaaataatattttgatcTTCCAAAAATAATGTTAATTTGCAAAATATACTAAGAATAAAAAAACATACTCAAAAAAAGACTCTAGAGGTCGAAATGTATACTTAGGAAAAAGATATTctgtaaatttaataattttattttaagtaaattcttttttgaaatttttttggtaaaaatataaatattaaaaaatactcTATGTATTGAATGTTAGGTAAGTCTTCTGTATGTACCTTCTGAACAATTTCTACATGTTATAACAAAAAAAGAATTCAAATGTATGAGTTGTTTGCTCATTATGAAAAAATACTGTATTTTATCAAATTGAGACAATTTTTTCAAGCTTaattgtatttcttttttttgaaaattattttgtcaaATACTAAATTATTTGAGATCAAAATGATTTACTCTATACAACTTTAtgtgaaaaagaaagtaactaagaatgatttaatatataaatagataCTCATCTAAcgaatatatatttctttttcattatctttTTATGGGAACAGGCAGAGTATGGGATAAAGATGAAGTGCATTATGGTATTCTTCTTTTCCGTGACAACCCCATTTGGAATCGCATTGGGGATAGCTCTGTCGAAAGTATACACTGACACAAGTCCAACCTCACTCATAGTTGaaggtgttttgaatgctgtgtCTGCAGGACTTCTCAATTACATGGCATTGGTAGAGTTATTGGCCACTGATTTTATGGGCTCAAAACTTCAAAGTAGAATGAAGCTTCAaattttttcatatctttttgttttgctCGGAGCAGGAGGCATGTCAATCATGGCAATATgggcatagaaaaaaaaaagaaaaaatgaagaaagaaagaatagagtAGAGATTTTAGAGAGGGATTgctttttaccttatttttttttctcacatGCTTTCACTAGTTGACACGGGAGAAgtagaaacaaaaaaagaaaaaaaaaagaaaagaaaaaaaaagaaaagaaaagaagagttctCAGATTTCATGGGTTATTTATTTACAATCAAATAGTTTGTGTAGCAAAATTATTTCTCTTGTGTACTCTTATGTACTCATGTACTTATAGAGACGATGATAATAGTTGTTATTGTCATCGGCGATGTTGAAGAAGCTATGGTTGTTGTCTGTCTAGTATTCAACTCCCCAACTTTCCTTCTCACGCAAATTAAaccaaactaaatttttattcctGTTCTCCTGTGTActctttttgtttaaaattaatttaataatgtcatttttttaaattaattttaccgTACTCATAAATAACTAATACAATAATACAAGTATGTTtgtttttattgaattaaattaaatatatttgtaattttaaaatttaaaattatttattggatgaaatgaaaaaataaaaatcaaacaaacatagcAACAATTCAATTATACACACATCTCGGTGACTGAGATGCCAATTAGAACTTTGTACATATCTCGGGTACAAAGACCCTTTACGAATTTTGCACATATCTCGGATACTCAGTACCCATTTCGCTCTTGTGACACAGATTGGGGTTTGAGTACCCGAGATCTGTTAATTTTTTGAAACCCTTGGTAATCGAGATGTGACACATTGTGTATTTATGTAATTATGTTCtatcttatatatttttgtaaattatgtgtttatttaattcaaataaaaaatcccCAACTTCATAtctctaatattgatttctcaTTATAATTTCagagaatttttttatattttgattttgatttggttTTATCTATTAGGATAttaattattttcattaaattaaCACACAACACAACTTGAAGATAGAAGCTACGTTGAAGTGAAACGTGAGTTTTTTCACGGCATGACTCTTCTTCGCTCAGGGGAGACTCCTTATGTCTCTCACGTCACTTCAATCGCAACTGCATTGCATTGTCTTCTATTAGGTTTGTTCCCTGAGATTCACTTTAAATTATATAGATTGAAGCTTTGAGTATTACTCAAGCGTTACAAATTTATGTTTCACTGCATTTTGGTTAAGTGTTAGGTTTCTTGGGAGTTTAAGTTTGGATTTGTAATTTAGGTGTCAATTTGTTCCCATTATGGATCTGTTTATAGATTTGAGCTTAGCTTCTATTATTTCAACTTTTGGGGGATAACTTATGGATTTAACTGAGATTGCTGAGAATTCTAAATTGCAAATTCGACTGAAGGATGTAAGGACCGtaactaatcaaccggttaattaagtgattatattGTCTAGATTGGACTCTgcaaagttagagtgagaatttgaggatttaaaggtgattttagATTCAGTAGGTccttctgagtcagaaaatgtattttttgtGAAAAACCGTGAAAAAAATCACGAGCtggcagttgaaccggttcaaccggttcaagtctgcccggtgtTGCGCGAGAAAAAGTGGAAAcagtaaaaaaccttagaaaaatattaggagtTGAAGAccaggcgttaattttaaaggtttggcccgaagttaggCTAAACggactaaaaacgctaacgggttggaccgggcccaagttgggcccaagcccaacatataatgAACCCTCAcctcataaacacacacacacaccagaaaagagaaaggggagaagaggaagaagaaaatactatTCACACATCTCTTCTTTTTGCGATATCTCGAGCTATGGTGCTCCGATTTGCGTGCCGTCAgtggctacgcgttccttgtgaagagatctacaaaacccatataagaaACTAGTATGGAAAGCTATAAATCGTCTCAGTTATTCTCTCCAAAGTTtcggatttttttagggttttgggttaaatgagtttttgtgattttggatgtttaggtttgctctaatccttgcttagcattgaATTTTGGCTATCAAATctgttggaaaaggtaagagACATTAAACCCTTGTGGTATTATGTTTAaatggaaccctaggttgatttgtgatggtttatgcatagatagtttgattattgtgagtttagaacttgttggtgcttgttggagctaCATTGGTGGCTTG
Encoded here:
- the LOC112747108 gene encoding probable zinc transporter 8, coding for MAITPMNSNRIYKIIIVISFLALTTCPVASAEECTSNHEGECHNRSKALKYKIIAMFAILVTSMIGVTLPTLSRIVPAIHPDRDLFALVKAFASGVILATGYMHVLPDSFNDLMSDCLPKNPWHKFPFTTFIAMFSAIFTLMVDSFSISFFKKRIPVSSSPTTTSDFSEKNIEVDGGCREVNKELELLSHSHTHGHEIEHGNGNMKVVSAEQLLRYRVISQVLELGIVVHSVVIGLSLGASDNQCTIRPLIAALCFHQIFEGMGLGGCILQAEYGIKMKCIMVFFFSVTTPFGIALGIALSKVYTDTSPTSLIVEGVLNAVSAGLLNYMALVELLATDFMGSKLQSRMKLQIFSYLFVLLGAGGMSIMAIWA